In Lates calcarifer isolate ASB-BC8 linkage group LG4, TLL_Latcal_v3, whole genome shotgun sequence, a genomic segment contains:
- the vipr2 gene encoding vasoactive intestinal polypeptide receptor 2 isoform X2 produces the protein MLELERDQVECLKRLREEEASGSHKEPGCKGAWDSIACWERAEIGETITIPCPRVLKTLFGRNGNISRNCTSAGWSEVFPNISSVCGSDTSQDKLVFYVVVQTLYTLGHSLSLIALTTGSAILCLFRKLHCTRNYIHLNLFFSFILRAVAVLVKDDILFNRTSQCSNQPSLVGCKASLVFFQYFIMANFFWLLVEGLYLHTLLVVIFSENRHFIVYMFIGWGIPTVFVFAWVMTRIYLEDTGCWERNDNPIPNWVINGPIGFSIMVNFILFISIIRILVQKLRCPDVGGNDQSQYRRLAKSTLLLIPLFGIHYVVFVSLSESIAEDYKIFFDLALGSFQGLVVAILYCFLNSEVQGELKRKWRSMCLNCRLSRDHRFNSTFASRNGSEHMVQFHRNSRTQSILQSETTVL, from the exons agccaggctgcaAAGGAGCATGGGACAGCATAGCGTGTTGGGAGCGAGCTGAGATCGGAGAGACCATCACCATCCCCTGTCCTCGAGTCCTCAAGACTTTATTTGGCAGAAATG gTAACATCAGCAGGAACTGCACGTCAGCGGGATGGTCGGAGGTTTTCCCAAACATCAGCAGCGTGTGTGGGTCGGACACGAGCCAGGACAAG CTGGTCTTCTACGTGGTCGTGCAGACGCTGTACACTCTGGGCCACAGTCTGTCTTTGATCGCCCTCACCACAGGGAGCGCCATCCTCTGCCTGTTCCG GAAGCTCCACTGCACCAGGAACTACATCCACCTCaacctcttcttctccttcatcctGAGAGCCGTGGCCGTGTTGGTGAAAGACGACATCCTCTTCAACCGGACCTCGCAGTGCTCCAACCAGCCGTCACTG gtgggATGTAAAGCCAGCCTCGTGTTCTTCCAGTACTTCATCATGGCCAACTTCTTCTGGCTGCTGGTGGAGGGTCTGTACCTCCACACGCTGCTTGTCGTCATCTTCTCCGAGAACAGACACTTTATCGTCTACATGTTCATCGGCTGGG GAATCCCCACCGTGTTCGTCTTTGCGTGGGTGATGACGAGGATTTATCTGGAAGACACTGG ATGCTGGGAGAGAAATGACAACCCCATACCCAACTGGGTGATCAATGGACCAATCGGATTCTCCATTATG GTGAACTTCATCCTGTTCATCAGCATCATTCGGATCCTGGTTCAGAAGCTGAGGTGTCCTGACGTGGGCGGCAACGACCAGTCACAATACAG GAGGTTGGCCAAATCCACTCTCCTGCTGATCCCTCTGTTTGGGATCCATTACGTGGTCTTCGTTTCTCTCAGCGAATCCATCGCAGAagattacaaaatattttttgaccTGGCCCTCGGATCCTTTCAG ggTCTGGTGGTGGCCATTCTGTACTGTTTCCTAAACAGTGAG GTTCAAGGCGAGCTAAAGAGAAAGTGGCGGAGCATGTGTCTGAACTGCCGTCTGAGTAGAGATCACCGCTTCAACAGCACCTTCGCCTCCAGGAACGGTTCAGAGCACATGGTGCAGTTTCACCGCAACTCCCGAACCCAGTCCATCCTGCAGTCAGAGACCACAGTCCTGTGA